In Nostoc sphaeroides, the genomic window TGAAATCATTTACATATTGTGATCCCAAAGCAGTTTGTAAAGTACTGAAGATATCATCTATAGAAACTTGCAATGAATTGGCTTTATTACGGTCTACTTCCACAAGCAATTGTGGTGTATCTGCGGCAAAAGTACTAAATACAGCTTGTAATCCAGGTGTTTGATTAGCTTTACCTAGCAACTTACCCATCGACTGCACCAAATTTTCTAAGCCACTGCTACCTCTGCGGTCTTGCAGTTGAAAGACGAAGCCGCCAAAGTTGCCTAAACCCTGAATTGGGGGCGGGTTCACTGGGAAAACTCTGGCTTCTGGGATTGCCATCAACTTCCCTTGCAAGCTGCCAATAATCGCTTGTACTGATTGATCGGGTTTTGAGCGCTCATCCCATGATTTTAAAGTTGTAAATATGATGCCACTGTTAGCTGTGTTACCACTAAAACCAAATCCTCCGATCGCAAAAGTCCCCACTACTTCAGGAATTCGCAGAATTTCTTTTTCTACCTGTGCAATCACATCGCTGGTATATTGCAACGAAACCCCTTGCGGCCCTTGGATAATTGTGATGAAGTATCCTTCGTCTTCATCGGGTAGAAAAGCTGTCGGTACTGTCATGTACAGCCAAGCAGTCATTCCCAAGGAAACAATAAACAACCCAATTACAATACCTTTGATGCGTGCGAGAAAGGTAAGCGATCGCTTATAACTATGCTGTAGCCAGTCGAGAAAGCGATTTATCTGGCCAAAAATCCAACCCAGCCAGCCTGAAGGTCTTTGTCCTTGACGCAGCAACACCCCACACAAAGAAGGTATCAGAGTCAAAGCCAAAAAAGTCGAAATCCCAATGGAAAAGGCGATCGTCAGCGCAAATTGCCGATAAAGTGCGCCTGTGGTTCCCGGAAAAAACGCCACTGGTATGAACACCGCCATCAATACTAGTGAAGTGGCAATAACCGCGCCAAACAGTTCCCTCATTGATTCACTGGCGGCTTGACGAGGATTTATACCTTTATCCTGAATAAAACGGCTGATTTGCTCTACTACAATGATCGCATCATCTACCACCATCCCTGATGCTAAAGTCAGACCAAACAAAGTCAAACTATTAATCGAAAAGTTAAAAACTTTGACGAAGGCAAATATCCCAATGAAGGAAAGCGGAATACTAATTGCGGGAATTAAAGTAGTTCGCCAGTCCTGCAAAAACACAAAAATTACAATTACAACCAGCACCACCGATTCAATCAGGCTCTTAAGCACTTCTGCCATCGACTCTTCGACAAACGATGTCGTGTCAAAAGCTACCTGATATTGCATTCCTGGGGGAAAACTTGGAGCCAATCGCTCAATTTCGGCTTTGACTCCCTTGGCTACATCCAAGGCATTACTACCAGGAATCTGATAAATCCCTAAACCGACAGCATCTTTAGCACGAAATCGCAGAAATGAACTGTAGTTTTCTGCACCCAGTTCTGCTCTACCGACATCTTTGAGCTTGACTAATGTGCCATCATCTCCAGTTTTGAGGACAATTTCTTCAAATTCTGATGGTTCTGCTAATCGGCTAGCAGCACGCACATCAAGTTGATACCTTTGTCCTTCAGGAGCCGGTTCTTGTCCAATTCTCCCTGCACCAACTTGCAAGTTTTGTTCAGATAAAGCATTCGCTACATCCTGAGTTGTTAGCCCCCGATTGGCAAGGCGAGTTGGATCTAACCACAGGCGCATTGCATAGCGGCGTTCGCCAAAAATTTGAACGTTGCTCACACCTTTGACTCTTTTTAAGGCATCTGCTAAGTAAAGGTCGGCATAGTTACTTAAGAATGTATTATCGTACTCTTTATTTTCAGCGAATAAACCAATCGCTAAGAGGATGTTACTAGATTCTTTCGATACTCGCACTCCCGTGCGTTGTACAGAGTCTGGTAGTTGTGGCTGGGCAACAGAAACCCGATTTTGCACATCCACAGCCGCAATATCTTTATCCCGTGATGAATCAAAGGTGGCTGTAATGGTACTAGTACCATCGTTACTGCTGCTGGAAGTGAGATATCTTAATCCCTCAACCCCGTTGATTTGCCTTTCTAAGATATTTGTCACCCCGCTTTCTACAACTTCGGCACTAGCTCCGCTATAGTTGGAAGTTACAGTTATTTGGGTAGGACTAATTTCTGGGAACCTAGCGATCGGTAGTGTAGGAATACTAATTAATCCAATTAAAAGGATAACGATCGCACAGACCGATGCAAAGATTGGCCGCTTAATAAAGAAGTCAACAAACATAGTTTAAAAAATTGGGCATTGGGTATTTAATATTAGGCATTGGGCATAGGGCAAGTGGGCATAGGGCATGGGGCATTAGTTATTCTTTCTCCCCCTGCTTCCCCTACCCCCCCTGCTTCCCCTTCTCCTTCTGCTCCCGTCTTAAAGCTTTCGACTACCTACTTGTTCAGGTGCAGGAGTGATGGGAGCGCCATTAGTTAGGTTGAGAATACCGGAAACAACAATTTTGTCCCCAGCTTTTAGTCCTTCGATAACTTGATAATTATTCCCCTCAATAACTCCCAATTTCACAGGTTTTTGTTGAGCTACGAGTTTAGGTGTTTCAGCTTTTTTTTCTGCTGGCGCTTCAGCTTTCTTTTCTGTTGGCGCTTCAGCTACAAACACAAAAGTCTCTCCACCCAGGCGAGATACTGCTGTAACTGGAATTAAAATTCCTGGACGTTCATTCCAAATCACTTTGGTTTGGACTGACTGGCGATTGATCAGTTGATTTCTAGAATTACCAAAGTTGGCTTTTACCAAAACTGTTTGCGAATCTGAACTGGCATTTGGAGAGATGAAACTCACCTTACCCCTTGCTGTGGGTTGACCTTGGGCGTTCAGCATTTGCACTGGTAATCCCAAGCGCAGCTTTTTGGCTTCTTCTAGGGGAATGTCTATATTCAGTTCTAAAGAATCGTTTCTAGTCAGTGTAGTGAGTTGATCTGCTTTTTCCACATAATCTCCCACCTTTGTGGGAATATCACCAACAATGCCAGTGAAAGGTGCTAGAACTTTTGTGTATTGTACTTGGACTTGGGCAGCTTGGACTTGGGCAGCTGCTTGACTTACTTGCGATCGCGCTTGGGCAATTTCTTCTGGGCGGGAACCATTTTCTAGTTGCCTTAAGTTTTGTTTCTGTTGTTCTAAGGCTCCAGCTAGCTCATTGATACTAGAAGTTCTGCTTTGGCGGAGTTGGTCTAGGCGTTTCTGGGCTACGACAAGGGCAGCTTCAGCACTTTGCTGTTCTTTGACATATCCTTCTAAGGTATCTTGAGAAACTGCACCCTCTTTTCTCAATTGTGAGTATCGCTTGGCTCGTGACTGTGCTAACTCCACATCAGATTTAGCTGACTGAATTTGAGCCTCAGCCTGAGCAATTTCTTGTGGTTGCGATCCTGATTGGGCATCTCGAAGACGAGCTTGGGCTTGGGCTAACTGCGCTCTAGCTTGGGCAACTTCTTCTCGTCGCGTACCTGCAACAACTTCAGCAAGACGTGCTTGGGCTTGTTCTAGTCCGGCTTTGGCTTGTGATAATTGAGCTTGGACATTATCACTTTGTAGGCTAATAATAACTTGTCCTTGTTGAACACGGTTGCCCTCTTGGATGAAAATCTGGGTTACTCGTCCTTCAACCTGTGGCTTGATGATTGCCGAACTTGGAGCTTCTAGAGAGCCAATAAACTCTGAGCTTTCCTGCACAGTTTCAGTTTGCACAGTCGCTAGCTTGACGGGAATTGCCATAGGTTGACCAGCAGCAGGCCCGCCCGGTGGTGCATTGCTAGCATTAGTAGTTTGCCACCAACGCCAACCAAAACCAACACCTGCAATTAATAGGACGATTCCCAACAGCAGGGGCCAACGCCGTTTTTGAGGTGGCTTAGGCGATCGCTCTGGCAATGGTTGCGACTCTTGATTAGAATCAGTAACAGTAGGCTGTTCTATTTCAATGGGTAGGGTAGAATCAGGGAACTCAGAATGGGACATATTCGGTTTCTCGTCTTGTGGATTTAGACTTGGGCAATCTACTCTTCGCTAAAAAAGCATGGTTGTGATGTTGGTGACAAATATATATTTGGGTCTTTGGGTATTTGGGCGATCGCTCACGTTGTCTAACACCTGAAATAAATATCGTTTAGCACATTATGGTTATTTTGTAAATTACTTGGCTCTAATCATTTTCAAAGTGTAATTTATAAAACTTTTTTTAGGTAGTATCAACCCAGTGCCTTAGTTGAAAAAGAAAACAGAGTTAATTTTGTTGCAGACTAATCAACTAAACCTCCTGAATTCTGCAACGGCAAAGTGCTAATACCGCGCACAAATAAATTCACACAAGTTTCCATATAGCATTCACTACTGTACAAAGAGTGCGGTGGGGATATCGGTAAAACGCAGCATATCGTGAAGCAATATACCCGTGAAACTATCCACAGATGCTTTTAAATCTATATCTGAGGATACCGTGCCCTTTTCTTGCAAACACCTGAGTTGCTGCCTTGATCAAGCGTGCATGATGTGCCGTCCTTGATGCTAAGTTTTCCATAAGCGTTTGCAAGTGCTTGCCTGCATTCTAACCACATAAAAGATTGAGATGAATAATATAAGTTACAGATGAGTTTATCGCTCTTAAGTATTAGTGAATACTGATCTTAGGGAAGAGAAAAGTATGAAGCGATGCCAACGGTGGTCACTGAGCGCAGCCGAAGTGCGGGCTACGCCTACGCTGTTAATTGAGCATAAACAAGGTTGCAAGTTTCATCGAGTTATCCTCACCAAGAACGACGTGCAATCAATCAGTGTTCTCTAGAATCCTATTTTTGAGGAGTCTCAACTTCCTACACTTAGGTCACCCGATCGGTTGATTTTCAACTCACCCGAATGGGTGATTTAATTTTTCCTAACTACCCATCTACAACTGATTTCTTGGAATTTAATTTCGGCAAGATACCTAAAGTTGATTTTCGGTTAGCAACAATATGAGAAAGCAGCCCTTCATATCGATTAAGTGCTTGCTCCAAAGAATAGTTTTCTTCGGCAAACTGTCTTCCTGCATTACCTAGCCTCGCCCCTAGAGTAGGATTAGCATATAAATGATGCACCGCAGCAGCCATTGCATCGGGTGATTCTGGCTCAACAATTATCCCACCACCACTGAGTTGGATTGCTTTTGCAGCAGTACCAGTGGCGGGAACTGAACCCACAATTGGGCGACCACTTGCCAATAGCAGTGGTATTTTTGAAGGCATATTAAACGAAATCACATTACGCTTTTGCACAATCAACCCAACATCAGATGCTGCTAGCATTTCGGGGAGTTTTTCTCGTGGCTGCAACGGTAACAACAAAACATTATCTGCTCCATTTAAAAGACAATATTTCTGCAACCTTTGTAATGCTATTGATTCGCCAACGATAACAAAGACAATCTCCTTGATATGACGTAAGCAAACTGCTGCTTCTATTACTGTTTCTAAACCTTGCGTTAGAGCAATGTTGCCCGAATAAAGTACTACAAATTTTCCATCAAGTTGATGGCTCGATATCCAGGAGTTGTTCTGTTTTGGTAAGGGGCAGATGAAATTTACATTCACCCAATTGGGAATACAAACGATTTTATTAACAGGTACTCCCTTATTCACTAAATTTTCACGAAACCCATCGGCAATGACACTAATAGTGTGTGCAGATCGATATGCAAATTTCTCTAAGGCTGCAAGAGTTCGGATCATCCACTTGTTCTTCAATAGCCCAATCCGTACCGCAGCTTCTGGTAGAATATCTTGCACATTCAGAACTACTGGGCAGTTGTATAACCAACCAAATATTGTTACTGGTAAAGTACCGAAAAGAGGCGGTACTGTTAAGATAATCACATCGGGGCGTCCGCCTTTAAAGGCTTGGGGTAAGCTCGTGAAAACAAAGCTCAACTCTAGTAATAGCCGATCTATAAGGTTAGGTTTAGACTTAATTCGCAGGTAACTTCGTTCAATGGTAACGCCATTTTTTTGTTCAGTAACATACCACTTACCCCGATACTCATCGTAAATTTCGCGCTGAGGATAGTTGGGCATTCCCGTAATCACCCGCACTTGGTGACCTCGTTTTACTAGTCCTTCTGCTAATTCAGTCATTAACGGAGCAATACCAATCGGCTCTGGATGATAGTTGTAGGAATAAATCAGTATGTGCATGAGCTATTTGTGAATTTTGTGAAGACACCCGGATATAATCGGATTTATTCCTTAATACTCAGTAGGGGCTGCTACTTTTATTACTTATTCAAATTTATAAATTTGCTTCATTAACAGTGCGTTAAACATTGCTGATGAATTTTTTAGTTATTTTAAAAAATTTTTTCTACTGCATAAAGCACTTAAAAATTAAAATATCACCTTGTGTAAACAGCTTAGGTTTTTAGAAGTCGTTTTAAAAGTTCCAGAAGATATAATTTTCTGGTTCTGACTTGGATGAACTATAACGAAAACATCAGCTTTCAGTTATGTACTGATATGCTTCGCTGTGTTCAGCATGAGAGTAAAATACCCTTTTAAAACATCCTCTTTTAGATATAGTTTTTAGTTTCTGGTTATTTATGACAATATTTGTCCTGGTTGTTTCTGAACTAATGCCTAAATTTACAACTTGGGGGATTCTACCATCATATTCAAGCTCGTGCATATAATCCGCATTCCGCCCTTTAAACTGGCACATAGTGTTGATGAGAATTAATGAGTTTTAATGATAGCCCTACCAGTTCAGTGAACTAGTAGGGCTAGAATAGAGATTCAGTAAAATTGGCAAGCTCTGACTAGAAAGCCCTAATTTCTAGCAAGAGGCTTGCTTTTTCTTCAAAGTTGAACCTACGCCCAAGGCAGCAAATGCTAGCAAACCCAGCATAGAAGCAGGTTCAGGGACTTTGGATACCTGAATAGAGCCAGAATTTTGATCTAGTGTTATTGACGTTCCCTGTTGATCGACATCCTGACGTAATCGCAAAGAGTCGCCAACCGTTCCAGAAAAGAAGTATTCTCCAATTACACCCGTTCCTCCTCCTAGATTCAAGGGGCCAAACAATGTTTGAGTGGAAGTATCAAAGTTGAAATTGAAGAAATCAGATTGCGACACCCCACCAGTAAGGGTGTTATAAGTTCCCAGAGGATTATTAGATGGATCTAAGAAGGAGACATTCAAGGATTGTAAAAAGTTGGTTGCTCCACTACCACTTTCTGAAATAATTGTAGGTGCTGTAGTTTCGTCGTAGCTGAATGAACCTGTTGCTGAATAACCAGCATCACCTAACCAGCTAAAGTTTAAATCAATAGCTTGGGCTGGGTTGTTAGCAGCAACAGCAACACTAAAAGCAGCAGTGGTTGCTGCGATCGCTGTGATTTTGGCGAAAATGTTTTTCATGGTTATAACTCCAAAGTTGATTTAAATGATGCACATATCAATGCATCAAACAAAACTAAGCTTACGATAGAAATATGTATACGTAAATACCGCATAAAACTAGGGTATCAGATATAATGAATCAATGAAGATAAACACTTTTTTGTGAAGTTTGCTATAAAATACCGAGTTGATAGGGATGTCTGACGACAAGCCGCTTTGCGTCTACGCTCCTACCCTGCGGGAAGGCACTACGCGTCTATGTATGCAATACACTCTCACCTAACTTCCATTCCTCTTTCCTAAAAGGTTAAGGTATACACACATCTCTGTACAAAAAATCGTTATAGATACCCCTAAATCCACGCCAGTTGCTCATGGGGCAAACCCCCAGACGCTCGATGACTCGCTACCGCTTCGCTATCGCCCTTGGCGTCTCCCCTTGGGAGAAGACCCCACTGGCTCCCCGATAAGTTGGGAGGA contains:
- a CDS encoding efflux RND transporter periplasmic adaptor subunit; amino-acid sequence: MSHSEFPDSTLPIEIEQPTVTDSNQESQPLPERSPKPPQKRRWPLLLGIVLLIAGVGFGWRWWQTTNASNAPPGGPAAGQPMAIPVKLATVQTETVQESSEFIGSLEAPSSAIIKPQVEGRVTQIFIQEGNRVQQGQVIISLQSDNVQAQLSQAKAGLEQAQARLAEVVAGTRREEVAQARAQLAQAQARLRDAQSGSQPQEIAQAEAQIQSAKSDVELAQSRAKRYSQLRKEGAVSQDTLEGYVKEQQSAEAALVVAQKRLDQLRQSRTSSINELAGALEQQKQNLRQLENGSRPEEIAQARSQVSQAAAQVQAAQVQVQYTKVLAPFTGIVGDIPTKVGDYVEKADQLTTLTRNDSLELNIDIPLEEAKKLRLGLPVQMLNAQGQPTARGKVSFISPNASSDSQTVLVKANFGNSRNQLINRQSVQTKVIWNERPGILIPVTAVSRLGGETFVFVAEAPTEKKAEAPAEKKAETPKLVAQQKPVKLGVIEGNNYQVIEGLKAGDKIVVSGILNLTNGAPITPAPEQVGSRKL
- a CDS encoding efflux RND transporter permease subunit, which gives rise to MFVDFFIKRPIFASVCAIVILLIGLISIPTLPIARFPEISPTQITVTSNYSGASAEVVESGVTNILERQINGVEGLRYLTSSSSNDGTSTITATFDSSRDKDIAAVDVQNRVSVAQPQLPDSVQRTGVRVSKESSNILLAIGLFAENKEYDNTFLSNYADLYLADALKRVKGVSNVQIFGERRYAMRLWLDPTRLANRGLTTQDVANALSEQNLQVGAGRIGQEPAPEGQRYQLDVRAASRLAEPSEFEEIVLKTGDDGTLVKLKDVGRAELGAENYSSFLRFRAKDAVGLGIYQIPGSNALDVAKGVKAEIERLAPSFPPGMQYQVAFDTTSFVEESMAEVLKSLIESVVLVVIVIFVFLQDWRTTLIPAISIPLSFIGIFAFVKVFNFSINSLTLFGLTLASGMVVDDAIIVVEQISRFIQDKGINPRQAASESMRELFGAVIATSLVLMAVFIPVAFFPGTTGALYRQFALTIAFSIGISTFLALTLIPSLCGVLLRQGQRPSGWLGWIFGQINRFLDWLQHSYKRSLTFLARIKGIVIGLFIVSLGMTAWLYMTVPTAFLPDEDEGYFITIIQGPQGVSLQYTSDVIAQVEKEILRIPEVVGTFAIGGFGFSGNTANSGIIFTTLKSWDERSKPDQSVQAIIGSLQGKLMAIPEARVFPVNPPPIQGLGNFGGFVFQLQDRRGSSGLENLVQSMGKLLGKANQTPGLQAVFSTFAADTPQLLVEVDRNKANSLQVSIDDIFSTLQTALGSQYVNDFNLQQRNYRVYIQADQQFRSNPKDIGKLYVRSQKNQMIPLSNLVTVTSRVGAQTINHYNLFRSIEINGAAAPGSSSGDAIKAMEQVAKEVLPAGYGYEWSGTALEEIDSGGLAPLIFGLGLVFVFLVLAAQYENYIDPFIILLSVPLAIFGALVAQSLRGFSNDVYCQIGLVMLIGLASKNAILIVEFANQLRDQGLSMTKAVIEASQERLRPILMTGFSTLLGIFPLANSTGAGAGSRQSLGTAVFGGMLIATFLSLFVVPILYIVIKTATERFIKPNRHQELQTETVSLDGKTVAYSTKVKD
- a CDS encoding PEP-CTERM sorting domain-containing protein, whose protein sequence is MKNIFAKITAIAATTAAFSVAVAANNPAQAIDLNFSWLGDAGYSATGSFSYDETTAPTIISESGSGATNFLQSLNVSFLDPSNNPLGTYNTLTGGVSQSDFFNFNFDTSTQTLFGPLNLGGGTGVIGEYFFSGTVGDSLRLRQDVDQQGTSITLDQNSGSIQVSKVPEPASMLGLLAFAALGVGSTLKKKQASC
- a CDS encoding glycosyltransferase family 4 protein; translated protein: MHILIYSYNYHPEPIGIAPLMTELAEGLVKRGHQVRVITGMPNYPQREIYDEYRGKWYVTEQKNGVTIERSYLRIKSKPNLIDRLLLELSFVFTSLPQAFKGGRPDVIILTVPPLFGTLPVTIFGWLYNCPVVLNVQDILPEAAVRIGLLKNKWMIRTLAALEKFAYRSAHTISVIADGFRENLVNKGVPVNKIVCIPNWVNVNFICPLPKQNNSWISSHQLDGKFVVLYSGNIALTQGLETVIEAAVCLRHIKEIVFVIVGESIALQRLQKYCLLNGADNVLLLPLQPREKLPEMLAASDVGLIVQKRNVISFNMPSKIPLLLASGRPIVGSVPATGTAAKAIQLSGGGIIVEPESPDAMAAAVHHLYANPTLGARLGNAGRQFAEENYSLEQALNRYEGLLSHIVANRKSTLGILPKLNSKKSVVDG